Proteins from a genomic interval of Kitasatospora herbaricolor:
- the thpR gene encoding RNA 2',3'-cyclic phosphodiesterase gives MRLFVAVLPPVEAVQELVDAVAPVRELPGADRLRWSGVEGWHLTLAFLGEVPAERLPELEAALAEAVEGHGAHRLRLSGAGRFGDKVFWAGVEGETWALRRLAEAVTGAAAALLGEGDAFRFHPHLTLARAGSAHGQRRAVRRHAVGELEGLEAALAPFRGLDWEAAEVHLMKSELDGGSAHYESVRSWPLAHWARGAGGASEPPA, from the coding sequence ATGAGGCTCTTCGTGGCGGTGCTGCCGCCGGTGGAAGCGGTGCAGGAACTGGTCGACGCCGTCGCGCCGGTCCGGGAGCTGCCGGGCGCGGACCGGCTGCGCTGGTCGGGCGTCGAGGGCTGGCACCTCACGCTGGCCTTCCTGGGCGAGGTACCGGCCGAGCGCCTCCCCGAGCTGGAGGCGGCGCTCGCCGAGGCCGTCGAGGGGCACGGCGCGCACCGGCTGCGGCTGTCCGGCGCCGGCCGGTTCGGCGACAAGGTGTTCTGGGCGGGCGTGGAGGGCGAGACCTGGGCACTGCGCCGGCTCGCCGAGGCGGTCACCGGCGCGGCTGCCGCTCTGCTCGGGGAGGGGGACGCGTTCCGCTTCCACCCGCACCTGACGCTGGCCCGGGCCGGGTCGGCGCACGGGCAGCGCCGGGCGGTGCGGCGGCACGCGGTGGGGGAGCTGGAGGGGCTCGAAGCGGCGCTGGCGCCGTTCCGCGGCCTCGATTGGGAGGCCGCCGAGGTGCACCTGATGAAGAGCGAGCTGGACGGCGGTTCCGCGCACTACGAGAGCGTGCGCAGCTGGCCGTTGGCCCACTGGGCGCGGGGCGCGGGCGGAGCCTCGGAACCGCCGGCCTAG
- a CDS encoding glucose 1-dehydrogenase, with protein sequence MGTLSGRTALVTGGSRGIGRGIAERLAREGALVAVHYGTNREAAEQTVKGIGAEGGRAFAVGAELGLPGDADALWTAFDAALARHGGGRGLDILVNNAGINAHGRIHEVTEADYDRVFAVNVKAPFFLIRQGLDRLRDGGRIINISSGATRIAFPSITAYAMTKGALDILTRTLAQDLGPRGITVNSVSPGIVATDINPWLADPAEHARAAGYAALGRVGEAADIADVVGFLASDDARWVTGQDLEASGGSALGV encoded by the coding sequence ATGGGCACGCTTTCGGGCAGGACGGCACTGGTCACGGGCGGCAGCCGGGGCATCGGCCGGGGCATCGCCGAGCGGCTGGCCCGCGAGGGCGCCCTGGTCGCCGTGCACTACGGCACCAACCGCGAGGCCGCTGAGCAGACCGTCAAGGGGATCGGGGCCGAGGGCGGCCGGGCCTTCGCCGTCGGCGCCGAACTGGGGCTGCCCGGCGACGCGGACGCGCTCTGGACGGCCTTCGACGCCGCCCTGGCCCGGCACGGCGGCGGCCGCGGCCTGGACATCCTCGTCAACAACGCCGGGATCAACGCCCACGGGCGGATCCACGAGGTCACCGAGGCCGACTACGACCGGGTGTTCGCGGTCAACGTCAAAGCCCCGTTCTTCCTGATCCGGCAGGGCCTGGACCGGCTGCGCGACGGCGGCCGCATCATCAACATCTCCTCCGGCGCCACCCGGATCGCCTTCCCGTCCATCACCGCCTACGCGATGACCAAGGGCGCGCTCGACATCCTGACCCGGACCCTGGCCCAGGACCTCGGGCCGCGCGGGATCACCGTCAACTCGGTCTCGCCGGGCATCGTCGCCACCGACATCAACCCCTGGCTGGCCGACCCGGCCGAGCACGCCCGGGCCGCCGGCTACGCCGCGCTGGGGCGGGTCGGCGAGGCCGCGGACATCGCCGACGTGGTGGGCTTCCTGGCGTCCGACGACGCGCGCTGGGTCACCGGGCAGGACCTGGAGGCGTCCGGCGGCTCGGCACTCGGCGTCTGA
- a CDS encoding citrate synthase 2 — protein MSDFVPGLEGVVAFESEIAEPDREGGALRYRGVDIDELVGHVSFGHVWGLLVDGKFNPGLPAAEPFPIPVHSGDIRVDVQSALAMLAPVWGLKPLLDISAEQARDDLARAAVMALSYVAQSARGQGLPMVPQSEIDKAETVVERFMIRWRGEPDPKHVKAIDAYWTSAAEHGMNASTFTARVIASTGADVAAALSGAVGAMSGPLHGGAPSRVLGMIEEIERTGDATAWVKQALDKGERLMGFGHRVYRAEDPRARVLRRTAKELGAPRFEIAEALEKAALEELHNRRPDRVLATNVEFWAAIMLDFAEVPAHMFTSMFTCARTAGWSAHILEQKRTGRLVRPAARYIGPGPRSPREVEGYGSIAH, from the coding sequence ATGTCCGACTTCGTACCCGGGCTTGAGGGAGTCGTCGCTTTCGAGAGCGAGATCGCCGAGCCCGACCGGGAAGGCGGCGCCCTGCGGTACCGCGGCGTCGACATCGACGAGCTGGTCGGCCACGTCTCCTTCGGCCACGTGTGGGGCCTGCTGGTGGACGGCAAGTTCAACCCGGGCCTGCCCGCCGCCGAGCCCTTCCCGATCCCGGTCCACTCCGGCGACATCCGGGTCGACGTGCAGTCCGCGCTGGCCATGCTGGCGCCGGTCTGGGGCCTCAAGCCGCTGCTGGACATCTCCGCCGAGCAGGCCCGCGACGACCTCGCCCGCGCCGCGGTGATGGCCCTGTCGTACGTGGCGCAGTCCGCCCGCGGCCAGGGCCTGCCGATGGTGCCGCAGAGCGAGATCGACAAGGCCGAGACGGTCGTCGAGCGCTTCATGATCCGCTGGCGCGGCGAGCCCGACCCGAAGCACGTCAAGGCCATCGACGCCTACTGGACGTCGGCCGCCGAGCACGGCATGAACGCCTCCACCTTCACCGCCCGGGTCATCGCCTCCACCGGCGCCGACGTCGCGGCCGCCCTGTCGGGCGCCGTCGGCGCGATGTCCGGCCCGCTGCACGGCGGCGCGCCGTCCCGCGTGCTGGGCATGATCGAGGAGATCGAGCGCACCGGCGACGCCACCGCCTGGGTCAAGCAGGCCCTCGACAAGGGCGAGCGCCTGATGGGCTTCGGCCACCGCGTCTACCGCGCGGAGGACCCGCGCGCCCGCGTGCTGCGCCGCACCGCCAAGGAGCTCGGCGCGCCGCGCTTCGAGATCGCCGAGGCGCTGGAGAAGGCCGCGCTGGAGGAGCTGCACAACCGCCGCCCCGACCGCGTGCTGGCCACCAACGTGGAGTTCTGGGCCGCGATCATGCTGGACTTCGCCGAGGTCCCGGCGCACATGTTCACCTCGATGTTCACCTGTGCCCGCACGGCCGGCTGGTCGGCGCACATCCTGGAGCAGAAGCGCACCGGCCGCCTGGTCCGCCCGGCCGCCCGCTACATCGGCCCCGGCCCGCGCAGCCCGCGCGAGGTCGAGGGCTACGGCTCGATCGCACACTGA
- the fxsA gene encoding FxSxx-COOH cyclophane-containing RiPP peptide has translation MSVTGADTGSGLRSDLVDVADLPLDDLDDLPDTVLGELLRRLVADAVTPGAEPVAAFQSSL, from the coding sequence ATGAGCGTCACAGGCGCGGACACCGGCTCTGGCCTCCGCTCTGATCTGGTCGACGTCGCCGACCTTCCCCTCGACGACCTCGACGACCTCCCGGACACCGTGCTCGGCGAGCTGCTGCGCCGCCTGGTCGCGGACGCCGTGACGCCCGGCGCCGAGCCGGTCGCCGCCTTCCAGTCGTCGCTCTGA
- a CDS encoding GNAT family N-acetyltransferase → MKIRTGGPEDAAAIIDLLDSAIAWLAARGRTGQWGDRPWSARPAAVQRIHDYARDHLVRIAEDAEGRTVGACVLAEVPPGYATPVTEPELYVRNLVTDRARSGSGIGAALIADALAEARRRGVRLLRVDCYAGDDRRLVGQYRALGFTETEAFEVEQPAGPWPGQILEIRL, encoded by the coding sequence ATGAAGATCCGCACCGGTGGGCCCGAGGACGCGGCCGCCATCATCGACCTGCTCGACTCCGCCATCGCCTGGCTCGCCGCCCGGGGCCGCACCGGCCAGTGGGGCGACCGGCCGTGGTCCGCCCGCCCGGCCGCCGTGCAGCGGATCCACGACTACGCGCGCGACCACCTGGTCCGGATCGCCGAGGACGCCGAGGGCCGGACGGTGGGCGCCTGCGTGCTGGCCGAAGTCCCGCCCGGGTACGCCACGCCGGTCACCGAACCCGAGCTGTACGTCCGCAACCTGGTGACCGACCGGGCCCGCTCCGGCTCCGGCATCGGCGCCGCGCTGATCGCGGACGCCTTGGCGGAGGCCCGCCGGCGGGGCGTCCGCCTGCTCCGGGTGGACTGCTACGCGGGCGACGACCGGCGGCTGGTCGGGCAGTACCGCGCCCTGGGCTTCACCGAGACGGAGGCCTTCGAGGTCGAGCAGCCGGCCGGGCCGTGGCCGGGCCAGATCCTGGAGATCCGGCTCTGA
- the serC gene encoding phosphoserine transaminase yields the protein MAQIQIPADIKPADGRFGCGPSKVRPEALSALAATGSALLGTSHRQAPVKDLVKRVREGVSSLFSLPEGYEVVLGNGGSTAFWDIAAFGLVREKSQHLNFGEFSSKFASSVKAAPWLADPSVIKTEPGTHPLPVAEAGVDVYALTHNETSTGVAMPINRPVGGDEGSLVLVDATSGAGGLPVDITETDVYYFAPQKSFASEGGLWLASFSPAALERAAEIAASGRYIPPFFDLPTAIDNSSKDQTYNTPSISTLFLLADQLEWLNGNGGLDWAVARTADSSSRLYTWAEKSSFAQPFVVNPAERSQVVGTIDFDESIDAAAIAKALRANGIVDTEPYRKLGRNQLRIAMFPAIDPADVEALTACIDHVVGQL from the coding sequence GTGGCTCAGATCCAGATCCCCGCTGACATCAAGCCCGCAGACGGCCGTTTCGGCTGCGGCCCGTCCAAGGTGCGCCCCGAGGCCCTCAGTGCCCTCGCCGCGACCGGCTCCGCCCTGCTCGGCACCTCGCACCGCCAGGCTCCCGTCAAGGACCTGGTGAAGCGTGTGCGCGAGGGCGTGAGCAGCCTCTTCTCCCTCCCCGAGGGGTACGAGGTGGTGCTCGGCAACGGCGGCTCCACCGCCTTCTGGGACATCGCGGCATTCGGCCTGGTGCGCGAGAAGTCGCAGCACCTGAACTTCGGCGAGTTCTCCTCCAAGTTCGCCTCCTCGGTGAAGGCCGCCCCGTGGCTGGCCGACCCGTCGGTGATCAAGACCGAGCCGGGCACCCACCCGCTGCCGGTCGCCGAGGCGGGCGTGGACGTCTACGCGCTCACCCACAACGAGACCTCGACCGGCGTCGCGATGCCGATCAACCGCCCGGTGGGCGGCGACGAGGGCTCCCTGGTGCTGGTCGACGCGACCTCGGGCGCCGGCGGCCTGCCGGTGGACATCACCGAGACGGACGTCTACTACTTCGCGCCGCAGAAGTCCTTCGCCTCCGAGGGCGGCCTCTGGCTGGCGTCCTTCTCCCCGGCCGCCCTGGAGCGCGCCGCCGAGATCGCCGCCTCCGGCCGGTACATCCCGCCGTTCTTCGACCTGCCGACGGCCATCGACAACTCGTCGAAGGACCAGACGTACAACACCCCGTCGATCTCGACGCTGTTCCTGCTGGCCGACCAGCTGGAGTGGCTGAACGGCAACGGCGGGCTCGACTGGGCCGTCGCCCGTACGGCTGATTCCTCGTCCCGCCTGTACACCTGGGCCGAGAAGTCCTCCTTCGCGCAGCCGTTCGTCGTCAACCCGGCCGAGCGCTCGCAGGTGGTCGGCACGATCGACTTCGACGAGTCGATCGACGCCGCCGCGATCGCCAAGGCACTGCGTGCCAACGGCATCGTCGACACCGAGCCGTACCGCAAGCTGGGCCGCAACCAGCTGCGCATCGCGATGTTCCCGGCGATCGACCCGGCGGACGTCGAGGCGCTCACCGCCTGCATCGACCACGTGGTCGGACAGCTCTGA
- a CDS encoding MarR family winged helix-turn-helix transcriptional regulator, which produces MPETSEQDLAAISQLRSSTMRLARRLRHQRVEESLSPTEMGVLGTLARCGQATPGELARREHVQPPSMTRIVAMLEEKGLVWREPHPEDRRQVVVSSTEQAETILAESRRRRNAWLAELAEGLSEEEWAVLREAAPVLYKLAHL; this is translated from the coding sequence ATGCCCGAAACCTCCGAGCAGGACCTCGCGGCGATCAGCCAGCTGCGGTCGTCCACCATGCGCCTGGCCCGCCGTCTGCGACACCAGCGGGTCGAGGAGTCGCTCAGCCCCACCGAGATGGGGGTGCTCGGCACCCTCGCCCGCTGCGGACAGGCCACACCCGGCGAGCTGGCCCGGCGCGAGCACGTCCAGCCGCCGTCCATGACCAGGATCGTCGCGATGCTGGAGGAGAAGGGCCTGGTATGGCGGGAGCCGCACCCCGAGGACCGCCGCCAGGTGGTCGTCAGCAGCACGGAGCAGGCCGAGACGATCCTGGCCGAGAGCCGGCGCCGCCGCAACGCCTGGCTCGCCGAACTGGCCGAGGGGCTGAGCGAGGAGGAGTGGGCCGTCCTGCGGGAGGCCGCACCCGTCCTCTACAAGCTCGCGCACCTCTGA
- a CDS encoding VOC family protein produces MSDLPSEQNADGFARLAMVTIDCADPAALAAFYGGLLGWEPRHVDDRFAILDNPEGGTPLAFGRVEGYEPPPPGNPDGSKHFHLDFYVDDLTDATDRAIALGATEPAYQHGRQLKVLIDPAGHPFGLAPLDR; encoded by the coding sequence ATGTCCGACCTCCCGTCCGAGCAGAACGCCGACGGCTTCGCCCGCCTCGCCATGGTCACCATCGACTGCGCCGACCCGGCCGCGCTGGCCGCCTTCTACGGCGGGCTGCTCGGCTGGGAGCCCCGGCACGTCGACGACCGCTTCGCGATCCTGGACAACCCCGAGGGCGGCACCCCGCTGGCCTTCGGCCGGGTCGAGGGGTACGAACCGCCGCCGCCCGGGAACCCGGACGGGAGCAAGCACTTCCACCTCGACTTCTACGTCGACGACCTCACCGACGCCACCGACCGGGCGATCGCCCTCGGTGCCACCGAGCCGGCGTACCAGCACGGCCGCCAGCTGAAGGTGCTGATCGACCCGGCCGGCCACCCCTTCGGGCTCGCACCGCTGGACCGCTGA
- a CDS encoding MFS transporter has translation MTPPAAAAAAIRTDDPSTDPAAAAAPAESRAPSPTGLPGTGDDDPEERTAAASPAASDPGRVGPAAGPTGAQFTRPGGMFSSLRIRNYRYFFLGQVVSNTGTWMQRIAQDWLVLSLTGSPLAVGITTAMQFLPMLLLGLFGGVLADRMPKRRLLIATQGAMGLLAAGLAAMTVGGVVTPYYVYAFALLLGLVTVVDNPTRQAFVSEMVGPKDLANAVSLNAANFQTARLVGPAVAGLLIAAVGSGWAFAVNALSFAAVIGGLLAMRTSELRPTAPIAREKGQLREGLRYVKERPELLWPMVLAGFIGTFGFNFPTLLSGFAYDTFKVGAGQYGLLNTAMAVGSLAGALLAARRGAPRLRRLVAAALGFGVLELLAAFAPGYWSFALLLTLIGIFGLSFNTSVNSMLQLATDPAMRGRVMGLLVLVFTGGTPIGAPVVGWVTDVYGPRLGLLACGVVSALAALVVGLVLARSADLRVRVDLHPGRGGRVVAFVPRAAAPAKSELAAAC, from the coding sequence GTGACACCGCCGGCCGCAGCCGCCGCCGCCATCCGTACCGACGACCCGAGCACCGACCCGGCGGCAGCCGCTGCCCCCGCCGAGAGCCGGGCGCCCAGCCCCACGGGCCTGCCCGGCACCGGCGACGACGACCCCGAGGAACGCACCGCGGCGGCTTCCCCCGCCGCGTCCGACCCGGGCCGCGTCGGTCCGGCCGCCGGCCCCACGGGTGCGCAGTTCACCCGGCCCGGCGGGATGTTCTCCTCGCTCCGGATCCGCAACTACCGCTACTTCTTCCTGGGACAGGTCGTCTCCAACACCGGGACCTGGATGCAGCGGATCGCCCAGGACTGGCTGGTCCTCAGCCTCACCGGCAGCCCGCTGGCCGTCGGCATCACCACCGCCATGCAGTTCCTGCCGATGCTCCTGCTGGGCCTGTTCGGCGGCGTCCTCGCCGACCGGATGCCCAAGCGCCGGCTGCTGATCGCCACCCAGGGCGCGATGGGCCTGCTCGCCGCGGGCCTCGCCGCGATGACCGTCGGCGGCGTCGTGACGCCGTACTACGTCTACGCCTTCGCCCTGCTGCTCGGTCTGGTGACCGTCGTCGACAACCCGACCCGGCAGGCCTTCGTCTCCGAGATGGTCGGCCCGAAGGACCTCGCCAACGCGGTCAGCCTGAACGCCGCCAACTTCCAGACCGCCCGGCTGGTCGGCCCCGCCGTGGCCGGCCTGCTGATCGCGGCCGTCGGCAGCGGCTGGGCCTTCGCCGTCAACGCGCTGTCCTTCGCCGCCGTGATCGGCGGACTGCTGGCGATGCGGACCTCCGAGCTGCGCCCGACCGCGCCGATCGCCCGGGAGAAGGGCCAGCTCCGCGAGGGGCTGCGCTACGTCAAGGAACGCCCGGAGCTGCTCTGGCCGATGGTGCTGGCCGGCTTCATCGGCACCTTCGGGTTCAACTTCCCCACGCTGCTGTCCGGATTCGCGTACGACACCTTCAAGGTCGGCGCCGGGCAGTACGGGCTGCTGAACACCGCGATGGCGGTCGGCTCGCTGGCCGGCGCGCTGCTCGCGGCCCGGCGCGGCGCACCCCGGCTGCGCCGGCTGGTCGCGGCCGCGCTCGGCTTCGGCGTGCTGGAGCTGCTGGCCGCGTTCGCCCCCGGCTACTGGTCCTTCGCGCTGCTGCTGACCCTGATCGGGATCTTCGGGCTGTCCTTCAACACCTCGGTCAACTCGATGCTGCAGCTGGCCACCGACCCCGCCATGCGGGGCCGGGTGATGGGCCTGCTGGTGCTGGTCTTCACCGGCGGCACCCCGATCGGCGCCCCGGTGGTCGGCTGGGTCACCGACGTCTACGGCCCCCGGCTGGGGCTGCTCGCCTGCGGCGTCGTGTCGGCGCTGGCGGCCTTGGTCGTCGGCCTGGTGCTGGCCCGCAGCGCCGACCTGCGGGTGCGGGTCGACCTGCATCCCGGGCGCGGCGGCCGGGTGGTGGCCTTCGTGCCGCGTGCCGCCGCCCCCGCGAAGTCGGAGCTGGCCGCGGCCTGCTGA
- a CDS encoding TetR/AcrR family transcriptional regulator, with protein MATTQRGRPRSFDRDAALAKAVELFWEHGYEATSVADLTAAMGIRPPSLYAAFGDKRTLFREAVASYRQTYGSLLPRALDEGPTVRAGIARMLRTAAAEYTDAAHPWGCLLISATVNCTSPEVEQDLREIRNANVRALESRIRADVAAGHEPPGSDAAALAMFTATVLQGMSQRARDGAGRAELEQVAATAMLAWPAPVPAPGRP; from the coding sequence ATGGCCACCACCCAGCGCGGACGCCCCCGCTCCTTCGACCGCGACGCCGCCCTGGCCAAGGCCGTCGAGCTGTTCTGGGAGCACGGCTACGAGGCCACCTCCGTGGCCGACCTCACCGCCGCCATGGGCATCAGGCCGCCCAGCCTGTACGCGGCCTTCGGCGACAAGCGGACGCTCTTCCGGGAGGCGGTCGCCTCCTACCGGCAGACCTACGGCTCGCTGCTCCCCCGCGCCCTCGACGAGGGCCCGACCGTCCGGGCCGGCATCGCCCGGATGCTGCGCACCGCCGCCGCCGAGTACACCGACGCCGCCCACCCCTGGGGCTGCCTGCTGATCAGCGCGACGGTCAACTGCACCTCGCCCGAGGTCGAGCAGGACCTGCGGGAGATCCGCAACGCCAACGTCCGCGCCCTGGAGTCCCGCATCCGGGCCGACGTCGCCGCAGGCCACGAACCGCCCGGGAGCGACGCGGCGGCGCTGGCCATGTTCACCGCGACCGTCCTGCAGGGGATGTCCCAGCGCGCCAGGGACGGCGCCGGGCGCGCCGAGCTGGAGCAGGTGGCGGCCACCGCCATGCTCGCCTGGCCCGCGCCCGTACCGGCGCCCGGACGGCCCTGA
- the pdxH gene encoding pyridoxamine 5'-phosphate oxidase: protein MQTPESDHPTPPSPDLAAMREHYAHEGLAEADLADDPVTQFTRWFHDAGRAGAAEPNAMVLSTADAEGRPSSRTVLLKGYDRRGFVFYTNYGSRKGAEIAANPHAALLFPWITLARQVIVQGRVEKVGRDETAAYFRTRPHGSQLGAWASEQSSPVDGREVLEQRYAELERRYPEGEGVPVPPFWGGYRVVPEVVEFWQGRANRLHDRLRYVAEGAGWRVERLCP from the coding sequence GTGCAGACCCCGGAAAGCGACCACCCCACGCCCCCGAGCCCGGATCTCGCCGCGATGCGCGAGCACTACGCCCACGAGGGCCTGGCCGAGGCGGACCTCGCCGACGACCCGGTGACCCAGTTCACCCGCTGGTTCCACGACGCGGGCCGGGCCGGGGCGGCCGAGCCCAACGCGATGGTGCTCTCCACCGCGGACGCCGAGGGCCGGCCCAGCTCGCGGACGGTCCTGCTGAAGGGCTACGACCGGCGCGGATTCGTCTTCTACACCAACTACGGCTCCCGCAAGGGCGCGGAGATCGCCGCCAACCCGCACGCCGCGCTGCTCTTCCCGTGGATCACGCTGGCCCGCCAGGTGATCGTCCAGGGCCGGGTGGAGAAGGTCGGCCGGGACGAGACCGCCGCCTACTTCCGCACCCGCCCGCACGGCTCCCAGCTGGGCGCCTGGGCCAGCGAGCAGTCCAGTCCGGTCGACGGCCGCGAGGTGCTGGAGCAGCGCTACGCCGAGCTGGAACGCCGCTACCCCGAGGGCGAGGGCGTCCCGGTGCCGCCCTTCTGGGGCGGCTACCGGGTCGTCCCGGAGGTCGTCGAGTTCTGGCAGGGCCGCGCGAACCGGCTGCACGACCGGCTCCGCTACGTCGCCGAGGGCGCGGGCTGGCGGGTGGAGCGGCTCTGCCCGTGA